TCTCAGCATCTTCCCCCATGGTCTGCCGTGGTGCCCTGACGTAGAAGTGCCCAGGGTGGCAGGGGAAGTGTCAGGTGCCCTTGCTTTCTGTCCTCTCTTCATCAGCCGTCTGGGCGTTGCTGATGGCTCGAAGCTGCCCCTGGGCCGCAGGCTTCACCGATAGGACCAAGCGTTTTCGGAACGTCTCACAGAGCACGATGTACACAAAGGGGTTGAGGCAGCTGTTGGCATAGCCCAAGCTGATGGCCGCGTTGTACAGGTAGACAAAGGTGAGCGTCGGGCGGCTGATGGACAGCTGGGTCAGCTGAAGCACGTAGTAGGGTGCCCAGCACACAAAGAAAACCAGGCAGATAGCGATGGCCGTGCGGGTCACCCTCTTTGTCCGCAGCCGGATGCTGCGTTGAGAGGCGGGGGCCACGGAGGATGTCATGCGCTGCAGGATCCTCACATACGCGGCCGTGATGACCACGAAGGGCAGGGCAAAGGCCAGGAAGAACTGGTACAGGGTGAACCAGTAGAGGTCAGTGTCTGGGTTGGGCAGGCGGATGCCACAGCCCACGGTGCCTCCTGGGAAGGGGATAAGCCTAGCGTAGAGCCACACGGGGGTGATGCTGATGAAGGACAGGGCCCACAGGAGGCAGATCACCAGGGTGGCCACAGAGGGCTTCCGGAACTTGGTGGAGGAGATGGGGTGGACGGTGGCCAGGTAGCGGTCAATGGCCATGGCTGTCAGGATGTAGGTGCTGGTGAACTGACTGTTGGCATCCATGGCCGTGATGAGGGTGCACATGGTCTCTCCAAAGTGCCAGACACCATTGCCCATGAGCTGGTGGATCATGAAGGGCATGCCCAGGAGAAAGAGGAGGTCCACCACCGAGAGGTTGATGATGAAGATGTCGGGGACGTTGCTGAACCAGGGCAGCTTGGATTTCTTCACCACCGCGAAGATGACCACGGAGTTCCCAACGATGCCCAGGAGGCAGATGGCACCGAACACCGAAGGCATGATGATGTTGGTGTAAGAGACGCTCCCTGTGCGAGGCGGCAGCC
This genomic stretch from Phocoena phocoena chromosome 11, mPhoPho1.1, whole genome shotgun sequence harbors:
- the MCHR1 gene encoding melanin-concentrating hormone receptor 1, coding for MSVGAGEGVRGERGQRRQRRLPGCLGRPPSRRRGSGGRGSGRSGRRGRLPQPAWADGRAGAGAGGMDLEVSLLPTGPNASNTSDGPDNLTTAGLPPRTGSVSYTNIIMPSVFGAICLLGIVGNSVVIFAVVKKSKLPWFSNVPDIFIINLSVVDLLFLLGMPFMIHQLMGNGVWHFGETMCTLITAMDANSQFTSTYILTAMAIDRYLATVHPISSTKFRKPSVATLVICLLWALSFISITPVWLYARLIPFPGGTVGCGIRLPNPDTDLYWFTLYQFFLAFALPFVVITAAYVRILQRMTSSVAPASQRSIRLRTKRVTRTAIAICLVFFVCWAPYYVLQLTQLSISRPTLTFVYLYNAAISLGYANSCLNPFVYIVLCETFRKRLVLSVKPAAQGQLRAISNAQTADEERTESKGT